A single genomic interval of Trinickia acidisoli harbors:
- a CDS encoding ribbon-helix-helix protein, CopG family: MNRILVDLPEEQLHELTALVEAEQRPRAAIIRDAIEAYIASHKRVLGADVFGLWKHKKADGLEYQEELRSEW, translated from the coding sequence ATGAACCGAATTCTCGTCGATCTGCCGGAGGAACAATTGCACGAACTGACAGCATTGGTGGAAGCGGAACAGCGTCCGCGCGCCGCGATCATTCGCGACGCGATCGAAGCGTATATTGCATCGCACAAGCGCGTGCTCGGTGCGGATGTTTTCGGCCTGTGGAAACACAAGAAGGCCGATGGTCTCGAATATCAGGAGGAGCTTCGTTCGGAATGGTGA
- a CDS encoding GNAT family N-acetyltransferase yields MQRQIQENLGLATDLLLHAEIGTVSHEAPYIVMRTPNAPDYFSGNMLVLEGRPAQEDRRRLESEFARLVGAPPTIAHRSFAWPEEEGASIDLDEYAAHGYDQSICSVLVAESHALRSTAINDAVQVRLFESDRDWDDWARLSLTEMPDPTGEVSLRCVQFQRSAYRRLIERQWGNWWGAFVDGELVGSLGLFFFGPIGRFQSIVTREDQRNKRICRTLLTEVVKRTAGARDRLVIVADETYHAIRLYESLGFVRQARIGSLCRAPSRAHSGATGLTGALI; encoded by the coding sequence ATGCAACGACAAATACAAGAAAACTTGGGGTTGGCCACGGATCTACTGTTGCATGCTGAAATTGGCACCGTGTCGCATGAGGCGCCTTATATCGTCATGCGCACGCCGAACGCGCCCGACTATTTTTCCGGGAACATGCTCGTCCTCGAAGGGCGGCCCGCGCAAGAGGACCGCCGACGATTGGAGAGCGAGTTCGCGCGACTCGTCGGCGCACCGCCCACGATTGCGCACCGCAGCTTCGCGTGGCCCGAGGAGGAAGGCGCGTCCATCGACCTCGATGAGTATGCCGCTCACGGTTACGACCAATCGATATGCAGCGTACTCGTTGCCGAGAGCCATGCACTGCGTTCGACTGCAATCAACGATGCGGTGCAGGTGAGGCTCTTCGAGTCGGATCGCGATTGGGACGATTGGGCGCGTCTTTCGCTCACGGAAATGCCCGATCCGACGGGCGAAGTGTCCCTTCGATGCGTCCAATTCCAGCGCTCGGCTTATCGGCGCCTGATCGAGCGGCAGTGGGGCAATTGGTGGGGCGCGTTCGTCGACGGAGAACTGGTCGGAAGTTTGGGCTTGTTCTTCTTCGGCCCTATCGGCCGCTTTCAGTCGATCGTCACGCGCGAAGATCAGCGCAACAAGCGTATTTGCCGGACGCTGTTGACGGAAGTCGTCAAGCGCACGGCCGGCGCGCGCGATCGCCTCGTGATCGTTGCCGATGAAACCTATCACGCGATTCGGCTCTACGAGTCGCTCGGCTTCGTGCGGCAGGCGCGCATCGGCAGCCTTTGCCGAGCGCCGAGTCGAGCGCATTCAGGCGCGACGGGCTTGACGGGGGCGCTGATATGA
- a CDS encoding AraC family transcriptional regulator, with product MHRLPVDDPGSVPPPSAPEPPSATVPISLVKVFLAGAQARPETIRRYLDEAGIAQELLAEPGARVTEEQFSTLYRALAIALDNEMPGFFSRPLRSGTLKFLCLSLLDARNLETALHRFCQFFHIVLDDFRLESRRTGPVAQLSLLPNPEFHRIGPLGHELMLKLVHGVSSWLIGQNIPLLQVDLACPRPAHALDHRYFFSGPVQFDCDGTMMRFSAAYLDMPIRQSKRNLHKFLVRAPGDWIFGSFSEQLVSHRVRQYLAAQLPDLPTIEQAASNLHCSVRTLCRRLAGEETTFQALKDELRRDIAIQRLTETEATITKIAGDIGFDDPSAFHRAFRHWTGSTPGTYRRRA from the coding sequence ATGCACCGACTTCCCGTCGACGATCCGGGCTCGGTTCCGCCGCCCTCGGCGCCTGAGCCGCCGAGCGCAACCGTGCCGATCTCCCTCGTGAAGGTTTTTCTCGCGGGTGCGCAAGCGCGCCCGGAGACGATTCGTCGCTACTTGGATGAGGCGGGCATTGCGCAAGAACTGCTGGCCGAACCGGGCGCACGCGTGACCGAAGAGCAATTTTCGACGTTGTACCGAGCGCTCGCGATTGCACTCGACAACGAGATGCCGGGCTTTTTCAGCCGGCCGCTGCGCAGCGGAACGTTGAAGTTTCTTTGCTTGAGCCTGCTCGATGCGCGTAACCTCGAGACAGCGCTTCATCGCTTCTGCCAGTTTTTCCATATCGTGCTCGATGACTTTCGTCTGGAGTCGCGTCGTACCGGGCCCGTCGCTCAACTGTCGCTGCTTCCGAACCCCGAGTTCCATCGCATCGGCCCGTTGGGGCACGAACTGATGCTCAAACTCGTTCATGGCGTGTCGTCTTGGCTCATCGGCCAGAACATCCCGCTCTTGCAAGTCGATCTCGCGTGCCCGCGGCCCGCTCATGCGCTCGATCATCGTTACTTTTTTTCAGGCCCCGTTCAGTTCGATTGCGACGGTACGATGATGCGCTTCAGCGCGGCGTATCTGGACATGCCGATTCGGCAGAGCAAACGCAACTTGCACAAGTTTCTGGTGCGCGCGCCTGGAGATTGGATCTTCGGTTCGTTCAGCGAACAATTGGTCAGCCATCGTGTGCGTCAATACCTCGCTGCGCAGTTGCCCGACCTGCCCACGATCGAGCAAGCCGCGTCGAACCTGCACTGTTCCGTCCGGACGCTTTGCCGACGCCTGGCGGGTGAAGAGACGACATTTCAGGCATTGAAGGACGAGCTTCGGCGCGACATCGCCATCCAGCGGCTCACCGAAACAGAAGCAACGATCACGAAGATTGCGGGCGACATCGGCTTCGATGACCCCAGCGCCTTTCATCGGGCATTCCGGCATTGGACCGGCAGCACACCGGGGACCTATCGACGTCGGGCCTAG
- a CDS encoding methyl-accepting chemotaxis protein, which produces MKLTFSQKLWLPLVLSVVCFVLFSMTDAYRSRAIRLEERKSDLVHATELAMSTIKTFAGQAAAGKITTDEAKRRAIDAIRNMRYAGGSGYFTILDTSGVVLMHPIKPDMQGKDMRGLTDPNGVRVFQDILDQIARDGHGFTRFSFGKPGVTGVFPKIAYNDAFRPWNWILSTGMYIDDIDAAFRATLYESLGFLAAVCTLLGVVFTRINRALLSSLGGEPAYAARVVMRIADDDLTAAVETAPHDSGSLLYAMKRMQERLACTIRGVRTSAESVAVASREIASGNADLSARTERQAAALEETAASMAELTETVKRNADHARRANTLAAQATSMVDAGNDAVEDMVGIIGKISESSVEISEITGMIEGIAFQTNILALNAAVEAARAGEHGRGFAVVASEVRNLAQRAASAAREIKGLIEASTALVSDGSKQAGKVGATMGRAKQSIEQVANIVGEIAAASAEQSRGIEQVNQAVTQMDETTAQNAALVEQAVASSRSLEEQAANLREAVSVFRLASFA; this is translated from the coding sequence ATGAAACTCACCTTTTCGCAGAAGCTGTGGCTTCCGCTCGTTCTGAGCGTCGTGTGCTTCGTGCTTTTTTCGATGACCGACGCTTACCGCAGCCGCGCGATTCGTCTCGAAGAACGCAAGTCCGACCTCGTGCATGCGACGGAACTCGCGATGTCGACGATCAAGACCTTCGCCGGCCAGGCCGCGGCCGGCAAGATCACGACCGACGAAGCGAAGCGGCGCGCGATCGACGCGATTCGCAACATGCGATACGCAGGAGGGAGCGGCTACTTCACGATTCTCGACACGAGTGGCGTCGTGTTGATGCATCCGATCAAGCCTGACATGCAGGGCAAGGACATGCGCGGGCTCACGGACCCCAACGGCGTGCGCGTCTTTCAAGACATACTCGATCAGATCGCGCGTGACGGGCACGGCTTTACGCGCTTCTCGTTCGGCAAACCCGGCGTAACCGGCGTCTTTCCGAAAATCGCCTATAACGACGCTTTTCGCCCGTGGAATTGGATTCTGAGCACGGGCATGTACATCGACGACATCGACGCAGCATTTCGCGCGACCCTATACGAGAGTCTGGGCTTTCTCGCTGCTGTCTGCACGTTGTTGGGCGTCGTCTTTACTCGCATCAACCGGGCTCTGCTCAGTTCGCTGGGCGGTGAGCCCGCCTACGCGGCACGAGTGGTCATGCGGATCGCAGACGACGATTTGACGGCGGCCGTCGAGACGGCACCGCACGACAGCGGCAGCCTGCTGTACGCGATGAAGCGGATGCAGGAGCGGTTGGCCTGCACGATTCGTGGCGTTAGAACGTCCGCCGAATCGGTCGCCGTAGCGTCGCGCGAGATTGCGAGCGGCAACGCGGACTTATCGGCGCGGACCGAGCGGCAAGCGGCCGCGCTGGAAGAGACCGCCGCGAGCATGGCGGAGCTGACCGAGACGGTCAAGCGGAACGCCGACCATGCTCGGCGTGCCAACACCCTGGCGGCGCAGGCGACGAGCATGGTCGATGCCGGAAACGACGCAGTCGAGGATATGGTCGGCATCATTGGCAAGATCAGCGAGAGCTCGGTCGAGATCTCGGAGATCACGGGCATGATCGAAGGTATCGCGTTCCAGACCAATATCTTGGCCCTCAACGCCGCGGTCGAGGCCGCGCGTGCGGGCGAGCACGGGCGTGGTTTTGCGGTCGTTGCGTCGGAAGTGCGTAATCTTGCGCAGCGTGCGGCGTCGGCGGCGCGCGAGATCAAGGGCTTGATCGAAGCGTCGACCGCGCTGGTGTCGGACGGATCGAAGCAGGCAGGCAAGGTGGGGGCGACGATGGGGCGAGCGAAGCAGTCGATCGAGCAGGTGGCAAACATCGTCGGCGAAATCGCGGCTGCATCGGCCGAACAAAGCCGCGGCATCGAGCAGGTCAATCAGGCGGTGACGCAGATGGACGAGACGACTGCGCAGAACGCGGCGCTCGTCGAGCAGGCCGTCGCCTCCAGCCGGTCGCTCGAGGAGCAGGCGGCGAATCTGAGAGAGGCCGTGTCGGTATTCAGGCTTGCTTCATTCGCCTGA
- a CDS encoding MFS transporter — MVILLSLGGIFEFYDLFFTGYVAPGMIHSGLFKPESLGFFAALGPLKVAGFGTFVFSTFIGLWVGALVFGQIADRFGRRMIFTWSLIWYIVCTAIMAFQTTGLLLNLWRFAAGIGIGIELVTIDTYISELIPSGERGRAYAVNQVITFSAVPVVAFLAYILKDTQPLGLDYWRVVILIGSIGAAVVWFLRRNIPESPRWLAHHGRLAEAERIVADIERRVAAEKGITLATPQKIQPEKGGAGSLVEALRPPYLKRTVILSIFNMAQVIGFYGFAAWVPTLLVSRGVHVTASLAYAFVIALANPFGPMLGVWFADKIERKTQIILSLLTMGIVIVLFSQASSTPLLIALGVLFTLAANVMSYAYHGYQAELYPTRIRARAIGFVYSWSRLAAAFAGLVIGILLHGYGVQGVAAFIGVSMLVAIAMTLLGPRTQGLALEKISR; from the coding sequence ATGGTGATTCTGCTTTCCCTCGGCGGCATCTTCGAGTTCTACGATTTGTTCTTCACCGGCTATGTCGCGCCCGGGATGATCCATTCAGGCCTGTTCAAACCCGAGTCGCTAGGGTTTTTCGCGGCGCTTGGGCCGCTCAAGGTCGCTGGCTTCGGCACCTTCGTGTTCTCGACGTTCATCGGGCTATGGGTCGGCGCACTCGTGTTCGGCCAGATCGCGGACCGCTTCGGACGGCGAATGATCTTCACGTGGTCGTTGATCTGGTACATCGTCTGCACGGCCATCATGGCGTTTCAGACCACCGGCTTGTTACTCAATCTCTGGCGCTTCGCGGCAGGCATCGGCATCGGCATCGAACTCGTTACGATCGACACGTATATCTCCGAGCTGATTCCGAGCGGCGAGCGTGGGCGCGCCTACGCGGTGAACCAGGTCATCACGTTTTCCGCCGTGCCGGTAGTGGCGTTTCTCGCCTATATCCTCAAGGACACGCAGCCGTTGGGGCTCGACTATTGGCGCGTCGTGATCTTGATCGGCTCGATCGGCGCGGCCGTGGTTTGGTTCCTGCGGCGCAACATCCCCGAAAGCCCGCGCTGGCTGGCGCACCACGGGCGGCTCGCGGAGGCTGAACGGATCGTCGCCGACATCGAGCGGCGCGTAGCGGCGGAAAAAGGCATCACGCTCGCCACCCCGCAAAAAATTCAGCCGGAGAAAGGCGGCGCAGGGTCGCTGGTCGAGGCGTTGCGCCCGCCGTACCTGAAGCGCACGGTGATCCTGTCGATCTTCAACATGGCGCAGGTGATCGGCTTCTATGGGTTCGCCGCGTGGGTGCCGACGCTGCTGGTGAGTCGCGGCGTGCACGTGACGGCGAGCCTTGCGTATGCGTTCGTGATCGCGTTGGCCAATCCGTTCGGACCGATGCTCGGCGTGTGGTTCGCCGACAAGATCGAGCGCAAGACGCAGATCATCTTGAGCTTGTTGACGATGGGCATCGTGATCGTCTTGTTTTCGCAAGCGTCGTCAACGCCTCTGCTGATCGCGCTCGGCGTCCTGTTCACATTGGCGGCGAACGTGATGTCGTACGCCTATCACGGCTATCAAGCCGAACTGTATCCAACCCGTATCCGCGCACGGGCGATCGGCTTCGTCTACTCGTGGAGCCGCCTCGCCGCGGCATTCGCGGGGCTCGTCATCGGCATTCTGTTGCACGGCTATGGCGTACAGGGCGTTGCGGCGTTCATCGGTGTCTCGATGCTGGTCGCGATCGCGATGACGCTGCTTGGACCACGCACGCAGGGCCTTGCGCTGGAGAAGATCAGTCGCTGA
- a CDS encoding GNAT family N-acetyltransferase, whose protein sequence is MSTLTNEYGQPIGAPVLGWSARPLPSAVTLEGTYCRLEPLNAERHADELYAAYRAAADGRDWTYLAVGPFDDPQVYRRYAEAAARSTDPRHYAVIDGKTEKAVGTLALMRIEPAHGVIEVGHVTFSPLLKRTPVSTEAQFLLMSYAFDELGYRRYEWKCDSLNAPSRAAAQRLGFTFEGVFRQIVVYKGRSRDTAWFSIIDTEWPMLRRAFKAWLAAENFDEQGRQRVSLIDLRRRFS, encoded by the coding sequence ATGTCCACCTTGACCAACGAATACGGCCAGCCCATCGGCGCCCCCGTGCTGGGCTGGTCCGCTCGCCCCTTGCCGAGCGCGGTGACGCTCGAAGGAACCTATTGCCGGCTCGAACCGTTGAATGCGGAGCGGCATGCGGATGAACTCTATGCCGCTTATCGCGCGGCAGCCGATGGGCGCGACTGGACTTACCTCGCCGTCGGCCCCTTCGACGATCCGCAGGTTTACCGGCGCTACGCCGAGGCCGCGGCACGCAGTACCGATCCGAGGCACTACGCGGTCATCGACGGTAAGACGGAAAAGGCGGTCGGCACGTTGGCGCTGATGCGCATCGAGCCCGCGCATGGCGTGATCGAGGTGGGTCATGTGACGTTTTCGCCGCTGCTCAAGCGCACGCCCGTTTCCACGGAAGCGCAGTTCTTGCTGATGTCGTACGCGTTCGACGAGCTTGGGTATCGTCGCTACGAATGGAAATGCGATAGCCTCAACGCACCGTCGCGCGCAGCGGCGCAGCGGCTTGGCTTCACGTTCGAAGGCGTCTTTCGGCAGATCGTGGTGTACAAAGGCCGCAGCCGCGATACGGCATGGTTTTCCATCATCGACACCGAGTGGCCGATGCTGCGGCGAGCATTCAAGGCATGGCTCGCGGCGGAGAATTTCGACGAGCAAGGTAGGCAGCGTGTGTCGTTGATCGATCTGCGCAGGCGGTTTTCGTAA
- a CDS encoding acyl-CoA dehydrogenase — translation MSYTAPIKDMLFALKELAGLAEVADLPGFEDAGIDTAQAVLEESAKLCEEVLAPLNVEGDRNPSSWKEGVVTASPGFKQAFRQFVEGGWQGVQHPVEYEGQGLPKLIATPCIEMLNASNLSFALCPLLTDGAIEALLTAGSEAQKQRYVPKLISGEWTGTMNLTEPQAGSDLALVRTRAEPQGDGTYRVFGTKIFITWGEHDMAENIVHLVLARTPDAPEGVKGISLFIVPKFLIGEDGALGERNDVHCVSIEHKLGIKASPTAVLQFGDHGGALGYLIGEENRGLEYMFIMMNAARFAVGMQGVAVADRAYQKAVAYAKERVQSRPVDGTAKQSVTIIHHPDVRRMLATMRALTEGARALGYVAAAHSDIAHRHADERVRAEHQAIYEYLVPIVKGWSTEMSLEVTSLGVQVHGGMGFIEETGAAQYYRDARILPIYEGTTAIQANDLVGRKTLRDRGAVAQALLREIDKTVDVLKLHDDRSLVSIATQLEAGRHALARVVEFVVEQGKLDPNAVFVGSVPYLMLAGLVLAGWQMARAALVAHAKQGDDPSFFGAKIATARFFAEHLLSHATALETSIVSAKSGEGLLALDSEQF, via the coding sequence ATGAGCTACACCGCCCCGATCAAGGACATGCTGTTCGCGCTGAAGGAGTTGGCCGGGTTGGCCGAGGTTGCCGATCTCCCCGGTTTCGAAGATGCCGGGATCGATACGGCGCAAGCGGTGTTGGAAGAGTCGGCCAAGCTGTGCGAGGAAGTGCTAGCGCCGTTGAACGTCGAGGGCGATCGCAATCCGAGCAGTTGGAAGGAGGGCGTCGTGACGGCGTCGCCCGGCTTCAAACAGGCGTTCCGCCAATTCGTCGAGGGCGGCTGGCAGGGCGTGCAGCATCCCGTGGAATACGAGGGGCAAGGCTTGCCGAAGCTGATCGCGACGCCGTGCATCGAAATGCTCAACGCGTCGAATCTGTCGTTCGCGCTGTGTCCGCTGCTGACCGACGGTGCGATCGAAGCGCTGCTCACGGCCGGCAGCGAAGCGCAGAAGCAGCGCTATGTGCCCAAGCTGATCTCGGGCGAGTGGACGGGCACGATGAACCTGACCGAGCCGCAGGCGGGCTCGGACCTGGCGCTCGTGCGCACGCGCGCCGAGCCGCAGGGCGATGGCACGTACCGCGTGTTCGGCACGAAGATCTTCATCACGTGGGGCGAGCACGACATGGCCGAGAACATCGTCCATCTCGTGTTGGCGCGCACGCCGGATGCGCCTGAAGGCGTGAAAGGGATTTCGTTGTTCATCGTGCCGAAGTTTCTGATCGGGGAGGACGGCGCGCTGGGCGAGCGCAACGACGTGCATTGCGTGTCGATCGAGCACAAGCTGGGGATCAAGGCGAGCCCGACGGCGGTGCTGCAGTTCGGCGACCACGGCGGGGCGCTCGGCTATCTGATCGGCGAGGAGAATCGCGGCCTCGAGTACATGTTCATCATGATGAACGCGGCGCGCTTTGCGGTAGGCATGCAAGGCGTGGCGGTGGCCGATCGGGCGTATCAGAAGGCGGTGGCGTATGCGAAGGAGAGGGTGCAGAGCCGGCCGGTGGACGGCACGGCCAAGCAATCGGTGACGATCATTCATCACCCCGACGTACGCCGGATGCTGGCGACGATGCGCGCGCTGACCGAAGGGGCGCGGGCGCTGGGCTACGTGGCGGCGGCACATAGCGACATCGCGCATCGGCATGCGGACGAGCGCGTGCGCGCCGAGCATCAAGCGATCTACGAATACTTGGTGCCGATCGTGAAGGGGTGGAGCACGGAGATGTCGCTGGAGGTGACGAGCCTCGGGGTGCAGGTGCACGGCGGGATGGGCTTCATCGAGGAGACGGGTGCGGCGCAGTACTACCGCGATGCGCGGATTCTGCCGATCTACGAAGGCACGACGGCCATTCAAGCGAACGACCTGGTAGGGCGCAAGACGCTGCGCGATAGAGGCGCCGTGGCACAAGCTCTGCTGCGCGAAATCGATAAAACGGTCGACGTGTTGAAGTTGCACGACGACCGTTCGTTGGTTTCCATTGCGACGCAATTGGAAGCCGGCCGGCACGCATTGGCTCGCGTGGTCGAGTTCGTCGTCGAGCAGGGCAAGCTTGATCCGAACGCCGTGTTCGTGGGTAGCGTGCCGTATCTGATGCTCGCCGGCCTCGTGCTCGCGGGTTGGCAGATGGCGCGCGCCGCACTCGTCGCACACGCGAAGCAGGGCGACGATCCGTCGTTCTTCGGTGCGAAGATCGCGACCGCGCGATTCTTCGCCGAGCATCTGCTGTCGCATGCCACGGCACTCGAAACGTCGATCGTGAGTGCGAAGAGCGGCGAAGGCTTGCTTGCTTTGGACTCCGAACAATTCTAA
- the ampC gene encoding class C beta-lactamase — translation MKGRVIGLVMTIVFATCATASVSRAAGVVKDRAQDSAKGSVRNAVDAVIEPLMRQDGIHGMAVGIIDAGKPYVFNYGVASTETAQPVSDRTLFELGSVSKTLTATLVSYADTSGDLSLSDPASKYLPALRGTKFGSIELVNLGTHTPGGVPLQVPDSIKSEADLIAYLKAWKPAYAPGTYRTYSNLGIGVLGLIAAKSMGGDFTSLMQQRLFPGLGMKSTYIDVPEARMADYAQGYTKPGAPIRMAPGMLSAQAYGVKTTAADVLRFIEANMNPATLDDKWQRAVTKTHTGYFRTGAMTQDLIWEQYAYPVTLDALLQGNSAAVILNPTPVSGVTPAQAPSEDVWIDKTGSTNGFGAYIAFIPRRQLGIVLLANKNFPIDERVQAAYRILSALASARR, via the coding sequence ATGAAGGGTAGAGTGATCGGCCTCGTCATGACGATCGTCTTCGCGACGTGCGCAACCGCGTCGGTCAGCCGCGCGGCCGGCGTCGTAAAGGATCGCGCACAAGACAGCGCAAAAGGCAGCGTGAGAAATGCCGTCGATGCGGTGATCGAACCGCTCATGCGACAAGACGGCATTCACGGCATGGCCGTCGGCATCATCGACGCAGGCAAGCCTTACGTGTTCAACTATGGCGTTGCATCGACCGAAACCGCGCAGCCCGTCAGCGACCGCACGCTGTTCGAGCTCGGCTCCGTCAGCAAGACCTTGACGGCGACGCTCGTATCGTATGCCGACACGAGCGGCGATCTCTCGCTGTCCGATCCGGCGAGCAAATATTTGCCGGCGTTGCGCGGCACGAAGTTCGGCTCAATCGAACTCGTCAATCTCGGCACGCACACGCCAGGCGGCGTTCCGTTGCAAGTGCCCGATTCGATCAAGAGCGAGGCCGATCTCATCGCCTACCTCAAGGCGTGGAAACCGGCCTATGCGCCAGGCACATATCGCACGTATTCGAATCTCGGCATCGGCGTGCTCGGCCTGATTGCCGCGAAAAGCATGGGCGGCGACTTCACGTCGTTGATGCAGCAGCGGCTCTTTCCAGGGCTCGGCATGAAGAGCACCTACATCGACGTTCCCGAGGCACGCATGGCGGACTATGCGCAAGGCTATACGAAGCCGGGCGCGCCGATTCGGATGGCGCCGGGCATGCTGTCGGCGCAAGCCTACGGCGTGAAGACGACGGCTGCCGACGTGCTGCGTTTCATCGAAGCGAACATGAATCCGGCCACGCTCGACGACAAGTGGCAACGCGCGGTGACGAAGACACACACGGGCTACTTCCGAACGGGAGCGATGACGCAGGATCTGATATGGGAGCAGTATGCGTATCCGGTGACGTTGGATGCATTGCTGCAAGGCAATTCGGCGGCCGTCATTCTGAACCCGACGCCGGTGTCGGGCGTGACACCGGCGCAGGCGCCGAGCGAGGACGTATGGATCGACAAGACAGGCTCGACGAACGGCTTCGGTGCCTATATCGCCTTCATTCCGCGAAGGCAGTTGGGGATTGTTTTACTGGCCAACAAGAACTTCCCGATCGATGAACGTGTGCAAGCTGCGTATCGAATTTTGAGCGCACTTGCGTCGGCACGACGGTAA
- a CDS encoding type II toxin-antitoxin system VapC family toxin: MVKALFDTNILIDYLSGVGAAKKELARYEYRAVSIVTWMEVLVGTTANDEAAIRTWLSSFEVIALNSSIASRAVEIRKQRRIRLPDAIVWASADVNSLLLVSRNTKDFPADEPGVRVPYKVWKPGYRNPGVEA; this comes from the coding sequence ATGGTGAAAGCACTTTTCGACACCAACATCCTGATCGACTATCTGAGCGGCGTCGGCGCAGCCAAGAAAGAATTGGCGCGCTACGAATACCGCGCCGTCAGCATCGTCACCTGGATGGAGGTCCTCGTCGGCACGACGGCAAACGACGAGGCTGCGATTCGAACCTGGCTTTCGTCGTTCGAGGTCATCGCATTGAACAGTTCGATCGCGAGCCGAGCGGTAGAGATCCGGAAGCAACGGCGAATACGCCTGCCCGATGCGATCGTCTGGGCATCCGCGGATGTCAATTCGCTGCTGCTCGTCTCGCGCAACACGAAAGACTTTCCCGCAGACGAACCCGGCGTACGCGTGCCGTATAAGGTATGGAAACCCGGATATAGAAACCCGGGTGTAGAAGCCTAA